A stretch of DNA from Salvelinus fontinalis isolate EN_2023a chromosome 17, ASM2944872v1, whole genome shotgun sequence:
aacacaaagacaggaaacaatcacccacaaaccaatagtgcaaacaggctaccttaatatggttcccaatcagagacaatgacaaacacctgcctctgattgagaaccatattaggccaaacaaccaacccaacatagaaacacaaaacatagaatgcccacccagctcacgtcctgaccaactaaacaaagactaaacaaaggaaataaggtcaggaacgtgacaagttgatttaaaaataaaggtgggatggatggagagacgaACAGGTGGTGACTCTTCAACCCAACCTATGGTGAATGAGACTTCCTCCCAATCCCAAAACCCAGAAAACTCTGTGCTAGTCATAGTTGTCCAACGGGGCAACGTCAGAGGACTGTTGTACATCAGTGGCTATGACAACTGTTGTCAGCAGTGTTGACGAGTCTTGTATTGTTTCCAAATCTGTCTGCAGTCGTCTATTCATTCATGAGCCTGATAATGGTCGCCACATCAGTGTACGGCTAAAATCACATATGACCTCTGTCTCACGGACTAGGTCAAGAGATTGGGATTCAGATTTCAATGAAACCTTGTAGGCCGGGCAGTGCTTGAACAACTGAGCAGGGAGTTTCAGTCTTTTATTACTAGACCTCATAAGGCTGTCCGCCGTGGGGCAATGACTGTCTTCAACAGGCCACTAATAGGCTAATAGTGTATGACTGCTAGCTAGGTATCTATCTACATGACAACTTGTGTACTAATGTATGGGTTACGTAGATAACGTACTAGTCTCTGCGAGGGTCCTACCTGGGACTGAACATTGGCCCCAACCCCGGCCCCCTGGTATGAGTCCCCATTCAGAGCCTGCACACTCATAAACAAGTCTCCGGAGTTTGACATGTTAAAAGAGCCAGCAGAACCTGGGAGgccagagagtgaaagagagaaagagagagggggggaagggaggtagagagggaagagaagaaaggaaagaCGGGTTAAAAACGATCATGCAGCAGAAAAAGTGCAGTCAGTTGGGTTAGTAGGAGAGGGTTGAAAGCAAAATATGGTGTAGTGAACAGGGAACCACATCAGTGACCAGCCACCGTCTACTATACTGTATGTACCTATGGAAATGTAACTGAAAAATCTGGCTAAGGGGTATTCTAAGAAAATGTTGAACTATACTCTACTAATGATCAACACTACACCAACTGTTACTCCTGTGGTAATTGTGATGCCAATCATATTACTAAGaataaggttaggggttaaaacCGGGATGAAACTGAAACAGAATAGATGGATTGTCTTgttgtttaagttccttgctacCGGACTGGTTGGATCATTAAGGGAGTGCTAATTGATCGACAGGAAGACTGAAAGAATCCTCTTTGTCCTTTTAATGGAGCCAAACTCCACAGATGTTAAAAGAGAACGCAGCCTAACTTGATTTGAAGGCAGAAAAAAACACAAGACAAGGCCATAATCCAATACAGCTGAAGGGTCACCATGATGACAAAGGACTAGGCTGGAGCGCCCCGTCAATAGCTTAATGACACACAAGAGGTCAACCAGACAAGTCACAGGATGGATGAAGTATTTCTCTAACCAAGACTGAGTCCGAAATGGTGTGTTAACCAGacaaaccccagagagagagagagagagagacggaccgTACCACTGGGCCAGAAGTTATTGGGTTAGTTCAGAAAGGGGTGGTACAGACAGCATTTTGTTAGTCAAAAGGAACAGAGACAGCGACTGGATTCTTGAGTTGGGGCCCAGGGTTGAGATGACACCTCTCTGCTCAAAAAGGTTGTATTTCTGAATTGATTTGTCCATACTACTGCAATGTGGATCCCTCCCAATGTAGCATATATAATGCTACATATATCAGCTCTTGATAATGATGATCTGTGCTCATGTTGAATTGGGGGTACGCAGCCAAACTAACATTAACAGTACTGACTTGGTACCATACTGGTCACATCCACTATGGCTGGCTGGTATTGATACTGACCTGCAGAgttgggggtggagggggagttgGCCTGGCTGCCATGGGCTGATACACTGGTTGCACTAACGGCTGTCTTCGCGGCGTACATGTTGGCTTCCTCTTGGAACTTGCCAATGTTTTTCTTGTATCGGATTCTCTTGTTTCCAAACCAGTTCGATACCTGTGAAACATTTAAAGTACAAATTATGTGAGAAGAAATGTCTGTAGTAAATCgccttttgttttgttgaaacAATTGTTTGAGAAAGCTATCACATGCTATCATAAGACAGCCTATGTGATTCCATTACAGAATGCAGAATTAAACATTGGACCTGTATGACCTTATGCTAGCTGACTTCCTGTGGCATGATAGGAGCCATACTGTGTTTTCCATACATGTACACGCACAACAGAAGATTAGAGTTCGCTTCATCACACACAGGATGGATACGAGGCTTGCGACTGGCGGCACATACCTGTGACATTGTGATGGAGCACTTCTTGGCCAGCTCTTCCTTGGCCTCCTCACTGGGATAGGGGTTGGACAAGTGGGAGTAGAAATACTCATTTAGGATCTCTGTTGCCTGCTTGTTGAAGTTCCTCCTCTTTCGtctgcagaaagagagagagagagagagagagaggggggagaaagagagagagagagagagagagagagagagaaagggggaagagagaaagagaacatatTTACTATCACAAGGCAGACTATTGCTGTCCAAATAATGTAACTGCATCATAACAAAGGTTTTGCCTGTTTTCATAACAATAAGTTCAAGttagagaaagacacacacagacctggcATCGAGGAAGCGTGAGCGCAGGATCATGACGGCTTCGCAGGTGCTCTGTTTGAGCTGCATCTGGATGGAGCTGAACTTGCGGTGGATGATCCCCACCATGCGTTCTATCTCTTTGGGCGAGATGGGCCGTGTGCGACTCTGCTCCCTCAGCAGGTTCATCACATGGGTGGTAAACTCATTACATGCctaaagagacagacaggcgcacTCATATGAGGCAGATAGCAATCTCACTGACTTGAATACAGCAGAGAAGTAAGACATTGTAAGTAATGTTAGTATCATAAGTATGTCATAAGTATGTCGCTGTTGGAAAACAACACTTTTGCCAATTTTCATTATTATAATATTGAAGGCAGTGACTCCCCTCAATGTACTGTGAACATTTTGAGACTATAGAAAATGTACTCAAAATAGCTTCATAATTGTATGTTCGTTAATGGGGGAAAAAATCAGTTTTTCCATTTCCTGAAAAGTTTCTGTTTTGGAGAAAATAGGTTCTCATTCGACAATGACTAAATCTAGTAGTTGTACTACAAGTACtacagagtagtagtagtaatacaaGTATTGCAGTGTTGTGGCAGATACAAAGCAGTGGATTAGTTATACCAAAACCCGAGACTTTCTTTGTATATTGAGGAGACTTTTCTTCAacagttaagaaaaaaatgaaGATGTCTAAAATGACAGGAGGCTTTCTTTCCTGTTCACCAGGTTTGaactgtctttctgtttccctctctgtcttttcaCTCGTCtcactcgttctctctctctctctctgtcagaatcAGTCACTGGGAAGTGTCTGCTGTGTTTGGGGACAGGGGAGTCTGTTGACTGTCAGCACCGGGGTCGCGTCAGTTGAAACGAGACACAGTTCAGTGCAACAGCCGTTCCGCCCGTACACACTGTATCGGTAGTACACATAGTGGTGACATGGGTATACTCAGGTGCATAAGTAACACTGTGACAGGTAGTGATGACGAGTCTGCTTAAGATGATGACAGGTGGTAATATATATGACAGGATGCTCTCTTTGGCGAGTGTGTGACTGATAAAATGTTTGCCAGCTAAAAAGTGATTTCTGAAAGCGTGGTTGCTCAGGAGGTGCTTTGGGGGGTTCGATTTGAGAATAATTATCTAAATACTGTATAACAAAACTTGTGGGGTTGTCTATTGGTGCGGAGAGAGGACAGTTACAAGTGGCTTGGTCGTCAATATGTAGTGATATGGCAGAACTCAGAGCAGACAGGACTTAAGGGAGAGAAGGGTTGCCTATAGCATGTGAGAGGAGTTGTGAGGGTCTTCTTAGAGCCGAAGGGGTTTATGGGAAGGGAGAGAGCAGTTATGAGGGACGTGGTCTGTCCTCACCTGTTCATACTTCTCCAGCTCTGTGTGGTAGATCCCGCGGATCTGAGTAAGCTTGGCCCGGTAGTCTGAGTGTTCTGCCGAGTTTGTGTCCGAGCCCACTCCTCCTCCCGCTGCAGCTGCTGCTGCAGCCGCCGCCACCGCAGACCCGCCCCCTTTCTCCGGTCCGGAAACGCCTTCCGCCAGAAGCATGTTGTCCAATCGCATGAGTTGGGCATCTGGAGGCTCCTCCTCCTGGGAACCACGGATACTGAGCACTGTAGAGACaatagagaagaaaaaaaacagttaGTAACAAACTAGTGATGTAAAATCTTACACAATATTGACGCTAACACAACATCTGATTGTTAGCAGTGGCACTGCAAAGGAAAGAGGCAAAGTTAACATTAATGGACAGCGctgtaataaaaaaaatactatttgGATGAGAAGTGAAGTGACTGCAGTGTCCCACTGTACTTTCTTCTTTCTACAGTCTTCAACCTGTTCCCTCTGAAATATGACTGTCTCTTTAATAGCCCACGTCTGTGCCATAAAAACCTGGATCCTACTGTGCCTGGCAGCACCCACGATAATAAAACTATCATCTCATTGATTTTGAATATCATTTCATGTAAATAATTAACACAGACTTCCAAGAGAGTTCATTTTTCTTTGCACTCCTGAAGAGCAGATTAGGATATTTTCTTAGTGGCTAAAACaataacatattttcataaaaagATAATAATCTTCCTAGTCAGGCAAACTAATACTATCATCACAACCAGACCGGGGTAAAAATGGTACAATAATGATCTACTCCAGCTGAAGAGCAATACAATGACTCATGTCTAATATCAATGTGGATCATCTCAGTGATAAGGAACAAAAACTATTTATTAACACCAGACAAGCTATGCCGGTATAGTCTTATTTATGGGTCACTGTCACACCACAACCATCGTTTCTAACTTACTAAATAAATGCTACCCTAGATTTTGAATAACAGTTAGCAAACAAGCAGCAAAATTGAAAGACTCCCCTAACGGCTGCTGAAAGGGTGCTAACAAGGTAGTTGTCAGTCCTATTTAGGCGACTGGCCCTTAAGGCTACCGGCCCACTTCTGGCCCTGGTCACACAGTTTGGGGTGTCCAGTCTTAGGGATAGGAGTGGTAGCCAGTTTGGCCCTGCTCCTCACCCCTCACACCCCCATAGGCACGTAGCTCTCTGCTCCCTCCCCCCTCGCCCGCTGCTCCACTGGAGAGGTGGCTGTGACATGCCACACACCAACATCAGCCAGTACCACAGAGTGCAAAATGATGTTCCATGGTATATGCACTCAGAGGAATATGCAAACAACACCTGTCACCCCcgtacatccacagatacacgcTTACCCACACACCCATACAAATCCACACACCCATCTACAAACGCAAACACCAAAGGTTGTTTGAAGATAACATTCCTTCAACTGTTCCTCCTGTGGTCTTATACAGTTAAATGGTGTgcgtatcagtggaggctgctgaggggaggacggctcataataatggcttgaatggagtaaatggaatggcatttgataccattccactgattccactctGGCCATTAACACGAGcccttcctccccaattaagatgccaccaacctcctgtggtgtgtactcCACAGTGAAATCATGTCTATCATGTCTGACAAACGGTGAAGTGGAGCATCTTGAGAGAGAAACATGTCCACTACAGCCCCTTTCAGCCAAAAGTGTGATCTAGTGAGGACAACACTCAGAAAAGATTCAGAATTGAGAAAACACTCTATATTTGGGAGTGTGTTTCACTATGGTACCAGCAGGGCTGTGAGTGGTGTGTGGacgtagaccacactgctcttcCTCTGTCTGCCACTAGAAGGCTCCCTAAGTAAAGGAGcagagctatctgtctctcaGAGGTGGTAAAAACAACCAGGTGTAGCCTGTTCATTTCATCCACTATCTTTACACAGACTGGCAGCATACACTACACTGCCTGGACATAGTACATGTCTGCATCAATTCATATATATGCATACCAACTATAAGGGGTAAATCACTACCTTTAAACATACAGTATTTACAATTGCTAAGAGTGACAATTCGACAGAATGGCAGTAAATGAAAGAGGTGGCTTGCTGAGAGAGATGTGCTGGAGTACACTGTCTGGCCCATGTTACTGTATGTTGCTCTATGCTTTTGTCTGTGGCTATGTCCACAGAGATATGCTGTCTGCCTGCTGACCTCTCCAGTGAGAGTGGGGTCAAGATGGATTCCCAAGCCCTCACAGAGAACCTGTCTCTCCCATGaagcctctaccctcctctcccccatccacACCCGATCAGCTTCCCCATCTGAGCATGCGGACTCAGGAGGCAAAATGTCAATGGTTATCAGAAGACTGGAAAGGTCAGGGTTTCAgaaaggagagtgtgtgtgtgtgtgtgtgtgtgtgtgtgtgtgtgtgtgtgtgtgtgtgtgtgtgtgtgtgtgtgtgtgtgtgtgtgtgtgtgtgtgtgtgtgtgtgtgtgtgtgtgtgtgtgtgtgtgtgtgtgtgtgtatatttgctTGCATGCGTTGTGGGTGTTGACTATTGAAAACTTAAAAAGCCCTAAAGCTATTTCACCTCAGTCAGTCATCTCCTAACTAATCTCTCGTTCCTCAGCTGTAGAACCCTCCCAACCGACCAAACAACAATCTCTCAGTCAATGTCACTATCTCTAACCTCATTGTCCACTCTGAATCTAAAAGACTGAGACGAGATGGAGAACAACAAATCAAATATTGCCTTGCTATTTCTTGCAAACTAGGAAAACTAGAATACTGTGAGGTTTTCCTGACAACAACATGTAGGGTACCTCCAACTGGAGAGGAAACCTAATGAGGCATACAGTGATTTATTCGTTCACAGTATCCTCCAGTGCAACACTAAAAGcatgaaattgattaaataaatacaatgaaTAAAGATAATGATACAATTCACTGTGCTGTGGCATAATTACTCTAACCATAGCCATCAGATTGACTTATTCCTGTTAAGTAATGGCCATGAATTAGATGAAAGTCCTCAACGCCAGTCCAGCATCATAGAGTGAACTCTGCCACCCTAAAACACTACATCATAATCATCTGGCAATAGGAGGCGGATTCTTCAAGAAACAATGGCTTTATATAATCATTTAAATGTCCAAAAATTGatgtaccaatcccagattgcccctttaaaataCCGTACTATTGTTAGAATGTCTCCTTCTGTTTCCCATTGGTCCTACTGTTTTCATTGATAGGTCCCTCAGGCCAGTATTCTTAGACTAGCAGTGTGTCTCTATAAAAAGACTGCGATCATTTCATTTTGACCGTTACAGACAGACTTTAATTGAACAGAGAGCACTCAcaatccccctctccttccctctgtacTCATGTTTAATtcaacctctctctttcccccacaGAGCAGCaatatgaaaaataaaaatgGTGAAGTAACCATCCATCTGATGAAATAACTGAAATAATTTCATGTTCTGAATTAAGACTATTGTTTGTTTAAAGGATGGCTCATAGTCATACCTTTCTGTTTTACTGGGCTGTAACATGTTTGCAAAGCACTAGTCTGTACACAAACACAAACCTACCATACAGccaaccacacaaacacacacacagagaaaatgcCCATACATAAAACAGCCTTCTCTGCATATTGGCAgacttttcccctctctctcagcctccagCCCTGGCTCCCAGTGAGCGCTTTCAAATGAAAGCATGTTTAATTAATGATGTTGAAGTATTCTGTCACAATTAGGAAGATGAACGGCCAAACAAGGCAGCACTGATGTCCCTGACAGCCATGATGAAAGTTTACCCTCCTCGCCTTTGACTGGCAGCTAGCAACCAATGCTGGATCGGATCCATTTCATGTCGATACAGTAACGCAATACACTCCTCCGCAGtgctgtgtgtacgtgtgtg
This window harbors:
- the LOC129814025 gene encoding pre-B-cell leukemia transcription factor 1-like isoform X4, with the protein product MDEQPRLMHSHGVGMAGHPGLAQHMQDGTGGTDGDGRKQDIGDILQQIMTITDQSLDEAQARKHALNCHRMKPALFNILCDIKEKTVLSIRGSQEEEPPDAQLMRLDNMLLAEGVSGPEKGGGSAVAAAAAAAAAGGGVGSDTNSAEHSDYRAKLTQIRGIYHTELEKYEQACNEFTTHVMNLLREQSRTRPISPKEIERMVGIIHRKFSSIQMQLKQSTCEAVMILRSRFLDARRKRRNFNKQATEILNEYFYSHLSNPYPSEEAKEELAKKCSITMSQVSNWFGNKRIRYKKNIGKFQEEANMYAAKTAVSATSVSAHGSQANSPSTPNSAGGYSSPCYQPDRRIQ
- the LOC129814025 gene encoding pre-B-cell leukemia transcription factor 1-like isoform X1 produces the protein MDEQPRLMHSHGVGMAGHPGLAQHMQDGTGGTDGDGRKQDIGDILQQIMTITDQSLDEAQARKHALNCHRMKPALFNILCDIKEKTVLSIRGSQEEEPPDAQLMRLDNMLLAEGVSGPEKGGGSAVAAAAAAAAAGGGVGSDTNSAEHSDYRAKLTQIRGIYHTELEKYEQACNEFTTHVMNLLREQSRTRPISPKEIERMVGIIHRKFSSIQMQLKQSTCEAVMILRSRFLDARRKRRNFNKQATEILNEYFYSHLSNPYPSEEAKEELAKKCSITMSQVSNWFGNKRIRYKKNIGKFQEEANMYAAKTAVSATSVSAHGSQANSPSTPNSAGSAGSFNMSNSGDLFMSVQALNGDSYQGAGVGANVQSQVGPSQRLVDTLRHVISQTGGYSDSIAASQMYSPQGNTNGGWQDAPTPSSVNSLTEGPGSVHSDTSN
- the LOC129814025 gene encoding pre-B-cell leukemia transcription factor 1-like isoform X3, whose protein sequence is MKPALFNILCDIKEKTVLSIRGSQEEEPPDAQLMRLDNMLLAEGVSGPEKGGGSAVAAAAAAAAAGGGVGSDTNSAEHSDYRAKLTQIRGIYHTELEKYEQACNEFTTHVMNLLREQSRTRPISPKEIERMVGIIHRKFSSIQMQLKQSTCEAVMILRSRFLDARRKRRNFNKQATEILNEYFYSHLSNPYPSEEAKEELAKKCSITMSQVSNWFGNKRIRYKKNIGKFQEEANMYAAKTAVSATSVSAHGSQANSPSTPNSAGSAGSFNMSNSGDLFMSVQALNGDSYQGAGVGANVQSQVGPSQRLVDTLRHVISQTGGYSDSIAASQMYSPQGNTNGGWQDAPTPSSVNSLTEGPGSVHSDTSN
- the LOC129814025 gene encoding pre-B-cell leukemia transcription factor 1-like isoform X2, yielding MDEQPRLMHSHGVGMAGHPGLAQHMQDGTGGTDGDGRKQDIGDILQQIMTITDQSLDEAQARKHALNCHRMKPALFNILCDIKEKTVLSIRGSQEEEPPDAQLMRLDNMLLAEGVSGPEKGGGSAVAAAAAAAAAGGGVGSDTNSAEHSDYRAKLTQIRGIYHTELEKYEQACNEFTTHVMNLLREQSRTRPISPKEIERMVGIIHRKFSSIQMQLKQSTCEAVMILRSRFLDARRKRRNFNKQATEILNEYFYSHLSNPYPSEEAKEELAKKCSITMSQVSNWFGNKRIRYKKNIGKFQEEANMYAAKTAVSATSVSAHGSQANSPSTPNSAGSAGSFNMSNSGDLFMSVQALNGDSYQGAGVGANVQSQVDTLRHVISQTGGYSDSIAASQMYSPQGNTNGGWQDAPTPSSVNSLTEGPGSVHSDTSN